The Brassica napus cultivar Da-Ae chromosome C7, Da-Ae, whole genome shotgun sequence genome has a segment encoding these proteins:
- the LOC106389685 gene encoding uncharacterized protein LOC106389685 isoform X3, whose product MSTPNAAEDCLQPEKSGTAVTALFVYSNVLLVRSQSYVSPPKSTLTRRYRDEESVPVAWEERNPNLHNSVKTVHASHPASSTYPKSEPMVASTGNKDVGEPVLVEENLERVPSPVVEGGPHEPPLGEERKPCSLTEEDEKYDSCKEDISNDSQLQEKETQPKRGHPLSDTDDDSNDVESGGKRQRKKSNKIRGVYTPEARLKGLFSSEKKVEYKPIGKTSRAVFNRKFEIKTGTVVMNSFFLNIAEPEKWLSDEVLKKKTDDHF is encoded by the exons ATGAGTACACCCAACGCTGCTGAGGATTGTCTGCAACCAGAAAAATCTGGCACTGCGGTCACTGCGCTCTTCGTGTATTCGAATGTTTTATTAGTTCGGTCTCAGTCTTATGTGTCACCACCAAAG AGTACTCTAACCAGGCGGTACCGAGATGAAGAATCCGTACCTGTTGCGTGGGAGGAAAGAAACCCTAATCTCCACAATTCGGTTAAAACAGTACATGCGAGTCATCCTGCATCATCAACCTACCCCAAGTCTGAACCAATGGTTGCATCCACCGGAAATAAAGACGTAGGGGAACCAGTGCTTGTGGAAGAGAATCTTGAAAGAGTCCCTTCCCCTGTTGTGGAGGGCGGCCCCCATGAGCCACCTCTCGGAGAGGAGAGGAAACCTTGTTCCTTGACGGAGGAGGACGAAAAATATGACAGTTGCAAGGAAGATATCTCCAATGATTCCCAGTTGCAAGAGAAAGAAACCCAACCTAAACGAGGCCATCCACTATCTGACACTGACGATGACTCGAATGATGTGGAGAGTGGTGGTAAACGTCAGCgcaaaaaatcaaacaagattCGTGGAGTGTACACCCCAGAAGCAAGGTTGAAAGGTTTGTTCAGCAGCGAGAAGAAGGTTGAGTATAAGCCCATAGGGAAGACGAGTCGAGCGGTTTTTAACAG GAAGTTCGAAATCAAAACTGGTACCGTTGTCATGAATTCCTTCTTCCTTAACATAGCTGAGCCAGAGAAATGGTTGTCTGACGag gttctaaaaaaaaaaacggatgaTCATTTTTGA
- the LOC106389685 gene encoding uncharacterized protein LOC106389685 isoform X2, giving the protein MSTPNAAEDCLQPEKSGTAVTALFVYSNVLLVRSQSYVSPPKSTLTRRYRDEESVPVAWEERNPNLHNSVKTVHASHPASSTYPKSEPMVASTGNKDVGEPVLVEENLERVPSPVVEGGPHEPPLGEERKPCSLTEEDEKYDSCKEDISNDSQLQEKETQPKRGHPLSDTDDDSNDVESGGKRQRKKSNKIRGVYTPEARLKGLFSSEKKVEYKPIGKTSRAVFNRKFEIKTGTVVMNSFFLNIAEPEKWLSDEVIFIFVSSSRILFFCLLRREFCN; this is encoded by the exons ATGAGTACACCCAACGCTGCTGAGGATTGTCTGCAACCAGAAAAATCTGGCACTGCGGTCACTGCGCTCTTCGTGTATTCGAATGTTTTATTAGTTCGGTCTCAGTCTTATGTGTCACCACCAAAG AGTACTCTAACCAGGCGGTACCGAGATGAAGAATCCGTACCTGTTGCGTGGGAGGAAAGAAACCCTAATCTCCACAATTCGGTTAAAACAGTACATGCGAGTCATCCTGCATCATCAACCTACCCCAAGTCTGAACCAATGGTTGCATCCACCGGAAATAAAGACGTAGGGGAACCAGTGCTTGTGGAAGAGAATCTTGAAAGAGTCCCTTCCCCTGTTGTGGAGGGCGGCCCCCATGAGCCACCTCTCGGAGAGGAGAGGAAACCTTGTTCCTTGACGGAGGAGGACGAAAAATATGACAGTTGCAAGGAAGATATCTCCAATGATTCCCAGTTGCAAGAGAAAGAAACCCAACCTAAACGAGGCCATCCACTATCTGACACTGACGATGACTCGAATGATGTGGAGAGTGGTGGTAAACGTCAGCgcaaaaaatcaaacaagattCGTGGAGTGTACACCCCAGAAGCAAGGTTGAAAGGTTTGTTCAGCAGCGAGAAGAAGGTTGAGTATAAGCCCATAGGGAAGACGAGTCGAGCGGTTTTTAACAG GAAGTTCGAAATCAAAACTGGTACCGTTGTCATGAATTCCTTCTTCCTTAACATAGCTGAGCCAGAGAAATGGTTGTCTGACGaggtaatatttatatttgtatcgTCGTCacgtattctttttttttgtctcttacGAAGAGAGTTTTGCAACTaa
- the LOC106389685 gene encoding uncharacterized protein LOC106389685 isoform X1 yields MICKFELWFTFGRHPLCFSLDEFHGVTGLNGGSFDVGDSEADEAPGSTMWNKLFDTTLGDITLSHVLEMLRNPFLARWKRVPLALIALVDGIACCNNKTLKLTPRYVEMLGDIESLVYPWGRESFLATLPRFLPPPVSKVIKDPVQAMRIRLSQQTTACYGFPLALQLFAFEALPQLLCKIPDGARTTTFLEDPTACKDIVTILSVHDILVIEADVALSVHVDMIPERERHMWLGEVEEDRVTRLVEMMRSGITFKLEDFSGGDRSFATKTKKKQVDVCLRTRNLVVEPSTAVIYIHVNLWLLFAMTNHHLETADQRDPLKQAGEHMKI; encoded by the exons ATGATATGCAAATTTGAACTTTGGTTCACCTTCGGTCGTCATCCTCTATGCTTCTCGCTCGATGAATTTCACGGCGTCACTGGTTTAAACGGCGGATCATTCGATGTTGGAGATTCTGAGGCTGACGAAGCTCCAGGTTCTACAATGTGGAACAAGCTATTTGATACAACACTGGGGGACATTACCTTGAGTCACGTTCTTGAGATGTTGCGGAATCCATTCCTGGCTCGATGGAAACGTGTTCCTTTGGCTCTAATAGCCTTGGTGGACGGGATTGCATGTTGCAATAACAAAACACTCAAACTCACCCCGAGGTATGTCGAGATGCTCGGCGACATTGAAAGCTTGGTGTATCCATGGGGTAGAGAATCGTTCTTGGCAACCTTACCTCGTTTTTTACCTCCCCCAGTCAGTAAAGTTATAAAAGACCCAGTGCAAGCAATGCGGATCCGGTTATCTCAACAGACAACAGCCTGCTATGGCTTTCCACTAGCTCTCCAGTTGTTCGCTTTTGAAGCTTTGCCTCAGCTGTTGTGTAAGATTCCCGACGGAGCAAGAACTACAACTTTCTTGGAGGACCCTACAGCTTGCAAAGATATTGTTACTATCCTCAGCGTACATGACATTCTTGTCATCGAAGCAGATGTAGCT ttaTCCGTACACGTGGACATGATTCCTGAAAGAGAACGGCATATGTGGctgggggaggttgaagaggaCCGAGTAACTCGTTTGGTTGAGATGATGCGTAGTGGAATAACATTTAAACTTGAAGATTTCTCAGGTGGAGACAGGTCATTTGCCactaagacaaaaaaaaagcaggTGGATGTATGCTTAAGGACGAGAAACCTGGTGGTGGAACCGTCCACCGCCGTAATTTACATCCACGTAAACCTGTGGTTGTTATTTGCAATGACGAATCATCATCTGGAGACGGCGGACCAGAGGGACCCCCTCAAACAGGCGGGTGAACACATGAAGATTTGA